ATTTTCCTCCACGCAACACGCACCAACTATCTCCAGCAGTTTTGGCGAGACGGGGTCCGCCAAAGATACATGAGCCACACAACCTTCCCCAAAGAAGCTTTTTTCCCTCGAATATGTACGGTCGATAAACTGATCCACCAAGACAAAATGTCCCGGTGTATATTCCTCTTTCAAGGAACCAACAGCTGAGATGGAGACAAGGTCCGTCACACCAGCCCGTTTGAGCACGTCAATATTTGCTCTGTAATTGATATGGGAGGGAGAGAGCAGGTGACCTCGGCCATGACGCGGCAGGAACACAACCTTAAGCCCATCAACTTCACCGATCAGAAGATCATCGGAGGCCTTGCCCCAAGGGCTTTCAATTCTTTCCCAACGACCATTTTTGAAAAACGGCAGATTATAAAGGCCCGACCCTCCAACAATACCAAGAACCGATTTCATGCCATAATCTCCCAGTGTCATGCGGTTTAACTGCTGGATCTACAATGCATAATAATAGACAAATGACAAAGAAAAAGGCCGCCGAAATTTCGGCGACCTTTAAGATTGCAAAATAAGCTGATGCTTAGTGTTCTACATCGCGCCAGATCTTGCGCTTGGTGAAGTACAACAGCGAAGCGAACAGGATCAGGAACAGCATGACACCAAGGCCAAGGCTCTTACGCTGATCCAGTTTAGGCTCAGCAGTCCACATCAAGAACGCGGAGATATCACGCGCGTACTGGTCAACAGTCATTGGCGTACCATCTTCATATTCGACAAGCTCGTCGGACAGAGGCGGAGCCATGGAGATGAAGTGACCGGACATGTAGTTCGGGTTATAGTATTGACCCTCAGGAACTTCCTCACCGTGCGGTGCTTCATCCTTATAGCCAGTCAAGAGACCATAGAGATAGTCTGGACCGTTTTCAGCGTAAACCGTAAAGATGTCGAACACGAACAGCGGGAAACCGCGTGTCACGGCACGTGCCTTGGCCATCAAAGACAAATCAGGCGGATAGGCACCACCATTGGAAGCGCGTGCAGCCTGCTCATTGGCAAATGGTGCCGGGAAGTGGTCGAAAGGTTTACCCTCACGCTCAAACATATCCCCTTCAGGATCTGGACCGTCTTCAACCATGTATTCAGCTGCCAGTGCCTTAACTTCATCCTCGGAGAAGCCAGGGCCACCTGCCTGTGAAAGGTTGCGGAACGACACGTAGTTCAGGCTGTGACAGGAAGAACAAACTTCCTGATACACTTGGAAACCACGCTGAAGCTGCGATTTGTCGTACTGACCGAAGATGCCGCCAAACGACCAGGACTGACGCTCTACATGAGGGCCATCACCAGCCGCCAAGGCCGGTGCTGCAACTGCAAGACCTGCAACAACTGCAAGAGCACGGGTGCTTTG
This genomic window from Pseudovibrio sp. M1P-2-3 contains:
- a CDS encoding S-methyl-5'-thioadenosine phosphorylase, with amino-acid sequence MKSVLGIVGGSGLYNLPFFKNGRWERIESPWGKASDDLLIGEVDGLKVVFLPRHGRGHLLSPSHINYRANIDVLKRAGVTDLVSISAVGSLKEEYTPGHFVLVDQFIDRTYSREKSFFGEGCVAHVSLADPVSPKLLEIVGACCVEENLDYHRGGTYLAMEGPQFSSKAESHLYRQWGCDVIGMTNMPEAKLAREAEINYCSIAMVTDYDSWHSDHGNVDVQTIIKVLHDNVENAQKLVASLVQKFPREYVPCPIGSDCALEYAIMTARENWDKELVAKLDAVAGRVLDVQS
- a CDS encoding cytochrome c1, coding for MKKFIAQSTRALAVVAGLAVAAPALAAGDGPHVERQSWSFGGIFGQYDKSQLQRGFQVYQEVCSSCHSLNYVSFRNLSQAGGPGFSEDEVKALAAEYMVEDGPDPEGDMFEREGKPFDHFPAPFANEQAARASNGGAYPPDLSLMAKARAVTRGFPLFVFDIFTVYAENGPDYLYGLLTGYKDEAPHGEEVPEGQYYNPNYMSGHFISMAPPLSDELVEYEDGTPMTVDQYARDISAFLMWTAEPKLDQRKSLGLGVMLFLILFASLLYFTKRKIWRDVEH